The Lysinibacillus pakistanensis genome includes a window with the following:
- a CDS encoding D-alanyl-D-alanine carboxypeptidase family protein, with protein sequence MKKTMNTLLRLLLIPVLLFSTFAGIPAKANAETDLGLHVDAAILIDADSGKILYEQNADTSLGIASMTKMMTEYLLLDAIDAGTVKWDQEYHVTDYTYRMSQNRALSNVPLRRDGTYTIRELYEAMAIYSANAATVGIAETIAGTEAEFLKLMNKKAEKLGLKDYKFVNSTGLNNADLFGMHPAGTGPEDENVMPAKSVAKLAYHLLKDHPNVLETSKITEKTFREGTDDRIEMRNWNLMLPGLSQQYQGVDGLKTGTTNFAGHCFTGTAERNGTRLISVVMKAVDAKGQESKKARFDETAKLLNYGFSQFSKQEIIPAKYTFKDQKTVKVTKGKEKKVAIAVKEPVSFMMKSSDKDLYKPKLVLDKKSLEAEVKKDTVVGKVVIERSEGTDYGFIDGKELTADVITTEAVERASGISLFFQGIGNFFGNLWGGISDFVGGLF encoded by the coding sequence GTGAAAAAGACAATGAACACCCTATTACGCTTGCTCCTAATTCCGGTTTTGTTATTTAGTACTTTTGCAGGTATTCCTGCGAAGGCAAATGCAGAAACAGATTTAGGACTACATGTGGATGCTGCGATTTTAATTGACGCAGATTCAGGAAAAATTTTATATGAACAAAATGCAGATACTTCACTAGGTATTGCAAGTATGACTAAAATGATGACAGAATACCTGTTATTGGACGCAATTGATGCAGGTACAGTTAAGTGGGATCAGGAATACCATGTAACTGATTATACGTATCGTATGTCACAAAACCGTGCGTTAAGTAATGTACCGTTGCGTCGAGATGGAACTTACACAATCCGTGAATTATATGAGGCAATGGCCATTTATTCAGCAAATGCTGCCACAGTAGGTATTGCAGAAACAATTGCTGGTACTGAAGCTGAGTTTTTAAAACTGATGAATAAAAAGGCTGAAAAGCTTGGTCTTAAAGACTATAAATTCGTGAATTCTACTGGACTTAACAATGCAGATTTATTTGGAATGCATCCAGCTGGTACTGGGCCAGAAGATGAAAACGTGATGCCTGCTAAATCTGTAGCCAAATTAGCATATCATTTACTTAAAGATCATCCAAACGTATTAGAAACGTCTAAAATTACAGAAAAGACGTTCCGTGAAGGTACAGATGATCGAATTGAAATGAGAAACTGGAACTTAATGCTGCCTGGATTATCGCAACAATATCAAGGCGTTGATGGATTAAAAACGGGTACAACAAACTTTGCTGGACATTGCTTTACAGGTACCGCAGAGCGTAATGGTACACGTTTAATTTCTGTTGTTATGAAGGCTGTAGATGCAAAAGGACAGGAATCAAAAAAAGCTCGATTCGACGAAACAGCTAAATTATTAAACTATGGCTTCTCACAATTCTCAAAACAAGAAATTATTCCAGCGAAGTATACGTTTAAAGATCAGAAAACCGTAAAAGTTACGAAAGGTAAAGAAAAGAAAGTTGCAATTGCTGTAAAAGAACCTGTATCTTTTATGATGAAGTCATCTGATAAAGATTTATATAAACCAAAACTAGTATTAGATAAAAAGAGTTTAGAAGCAGAGGTTAAAAAGGATACAGTTGTCGGAAAGGTAGTTATTGAGCGCTCAGAGGGTACCGATTACGGTTTCATTGATGGTAAGGAACTAACAGCTGATGTTATCACTACAGAGGCTGTGGAGCGTGCTAGTGGCATCTCATTATTCTTCCAAGGTATCGGTA
- the guaB gene encoding IMP dehydrogenase, translating to MWETKFAKEGLTFDDVLLVPAHSEVLPKDVDLSVQLTPKIKLNIPMVSAGMDTVTESKMAIAMARQGGIGIIHKNMGIDEQAEQVEKVKRSENGVITNPFFLTPTHQVFDAEHLMGKYRISGVPIVDSMENQKLVGIITNRDLRFISDYSLKIEDVMTKEDLITAPVGTTLEDAEKILQQYKIEKLPIVDEEGKLTGLITIKDIEKVIEFPNAAKDIHGRLLVGAAVGVSKDTMVRIEKLVEAQVDIVVIDTAHGHSEGVLQTIRSIREAYPELEIIAGNVATGEGARALFEAGADVVKVGIGPGSICTTRVVAGVGVPQITAVYDCATVARELGRTIIADGGIKYSGDIVKALAAGGNVVMLGSLLAGTSESPGETEIFQGRRFKVYRGMGSIGAMEKGSKDRYFQEDAKKLVPEGIEGRLPYKGPLADTIYQLIGGIRAGMGYCGSPNLEFLRENAQFVRMTGAGLRESHPHDVQITKESPNYSM from the coding sequence ATGTGGGAAACTAAATTTGCCAAAGAGGGTTTAACTTTTGATGATGTATTATTAGTACCAGCTCATTCCGAAGTATTACCGAAAGATGTTGATTTATCAGTTCAACTAACACCAAAGATTAAATTAAACATTCCAATGGTTAGTGCTGGCATGGATACAGTTACAGAGTCTAAAATGGCAATTGCTATGGCACGTCAAGGTGGTATCGGTATTATCCATAAAAACATGGGAATTGATGAGCAAGCTGAACAAGTAGAAAAAGTAAAACGTTCTGAAAACGGTGTTATTACAAACCCATTCTTCTTAACTCCGACTCACCAAGTTTTCGATGCTGAGCATTTAATGGGTAAATACCGAATCTCTGGTGTACCGATTGTTGATAGTATGGAAAATCAAAAATTAGTAGGAATTATTACAAACCGTGACTTACGTTTTATCTCTGACTATTCATTAAAAATTGAAGATGTTATGACAAAAGAAGATTTGATTACAGCTCCTGTTGGTACGACTTTAGAGGATGCTGAAAAAATTCTTCAACAATATAAAATCGAAAAGCTACCAATTGTAGATGAAGAAGGTAAATTAACAGGGTTAATTACAATTAAGGATATCGAAAAAGTAATTGAATTCCCTAACGCTGCAAAAGATATACATGGTCGTTTATTAGTAGGCGCTGCAGTAGGTGTCTCAAAAGATACGATGGTACGTATAGAGAAACTTGTGGAGGCTCAAGTTGACATTGTAGTAATTGATACAGCACATGGACATTCTGAGGGCGTATTACAAACAATTCGTTCAATCCGTGAAGCGTATCCAGAGCTAGAGATTATTGCTGGTAACGTAGCAACAGGTGAAGGTGCACGAGCTTTATTTGAAGCTGGTGCAGATGTAGTTAAGGTTGGTATTGGTCCAGGATCTATTTGTACTACTCGTGTTGTAGCTGGTGTAGGTGTACCACAAATTACAGCTGTTTACGATTGCGCTACAGTGGCTCGTGAGCTTGGTAGAACGATTATTGCCGATGGAGGTATTAAATACTCTGGAGACATCGTAAAGGCTCTTGCAGCGGGTGGTAATGTTGTAATGCTTGGTTCACTTCTAGCAGGTACTTCAGAATCACCTGGTGAAACTGAAATTTTCCAAGGACGACGCTTCAAAGTTTACCGTGGTATGGGTTCAATTGGAGCTATGGAAAAAGGATCAAAAGATCGATATTTCCAAGAAGATGCGAAGAAATTAGTACCGGAGGGAATTGAGGGTAGACTTCCTTATAAAGGACCTCTAGCAGATACAATTTATCAACTTATTGGTGGTATTCGAGCAGGTATGGGATATTGCGGATCGCCTAATTTAGAGTTCTTACGTGAAAATGCTCAGTTCGTTCGAATGACAGGTGCAGGTTTACGTGAGTCACATCCACATGATGTACAAATCACAAAAGAATCACCGAATTATTCGATGTAA